The genomic window GCACGCCGCTCAACGTCGCGCGAAGGCGGCGTGCGACCGGGAGGACGAGGAGGCCGAGCACCGATCCGGGATCGGCGTCGGATCGTGCGCGCATCGCGCGCGCCTCGGGCGAGATGTCGGTGAGGTACGGCGCGACTCGATCCACCAGGCGCGCGCGGCCCAGGCGCGGCATCGACGCCGCGACGAGCCAGAGGCCGAGGCCGAGCACGGCGCCGAGCGCCAGCGCGATCGTCGGGACGGTGCTCAGGTGAACCATCGACGCTCCTCCGGCAGGCGGCCGAGGCCGAGCATCAGCCGGTACGCGACGATCGTGACGGCGACCCCGACGAGGATGAGCGCCGTGCCCGCCGCGGAGTCGTACGCCTCGAGCGTCTCCGGTCGGCTCGCGAGGACCAGCAGCAGCAGCCACGGCGCCGCGACGCCGAGCCGTGCGGCGTTCCGGATCCACGACTGCCGTGCCACCACCTCGGCGCGCAGCGTCGCATCCTCGCGGAGGTACGCGGCGAGCCCGCGGAGCACGGCGGTCACGTCGGTGCCGCCGACCTCCCGCGCCATCCGCAACGTCTCGAGGATGCGGTCGGCCACCGGATCGGCCAGGCGCGACTTGAGCGAGTCGATCGCCGAACCGAAGTCGCCCGTTCGACGGAACTCGCCGTCGAATCCCGCGAAGGCGGGCCGCGTCGCCGCAGGCCCGAGCTCGGCGAGCGCCCCGATGCTGTCGGGCAGCGACATGCCCGCCCGGACGGAGGCCACGAGGTGATCCACCACGTCGGGCCAGATGGCGCGGTTCGCGGCACGCCGCCGGTTGGCGCGCGACCGGATCACGACGACGAGCAGCAGCGCGCCGAGCACTCCGGCGACAGCAGTGAGCACGGGGACACCGAAGACCGCCTGCGCGAGGGCCGCGGCCACGACGCCGAGCACCAGCCCGACGACCACGACCGCCGCGACGGGAGCACCGGGCAGGCCCGCGAGCGCCAGTTCGTCGGCGATGGTCGACGAGCGCCGGCTCTGCGCGGGCGCGTCGTGCCGCTTCGGCCACATCCACGTCGATGCGACGAGCAGCAGGCCGACCCCGAGCATCGCCCCGAGCAGGAGGCTCACGCCGCCGCTCCCAGAACGATCATCGGGTCGAGTCCGACTGCCGCGAACTTCTCGGGTCGCGCGGGCAGCGCACCGGTCGGTACGAGGTCGCCGCCGTCCAGGTGGAAGATCGGATCGCTCAGCACCGCGGCGCCCGACGCCTCGCCGGTCGGAGCGATGATCTCGGCGACGCGCCGACGACCGTGCCGGTCGATCGCGAGGTGCACGACGACGTCGACGCAACTCGCCACGGTCGGTACGACGAACGCCGAGTCGATGTTCCGACCCGCGAGCAACGGCAGGGTGCAGAGCTTGGTGAGCGCATCGCGCGCCGAGTTCGCGTGGATCGTGCACATGCCCGGAAGCCCCGAGTTGAGTGCGATCAGCAGGTCGAGGCTCTCAGCTTCGCGCACCTCCCCGACGACGAGGCGGTCGGGTCGCATGCGCAGCGCCTCCTTGATGAGGCGCCGCAGCGTGATCTCGCCCGTGCCCTCGAGGTTGGGCTGGCGGCACTGCATCGACACGAGGTCGCGGACGTCGAGGTCGAGCTCGAACGTCTCCTCGACCGTCACCACCCGCTCGGAGGCGCGCGCGGTCGACATGAGCGCGTTGAGCATCGTGGTCTTGCCGGTGTGCGTCGCGCCCGAGACGAGGATGTTCGCCCCGGCGAGCACGCTCATGCGCAGGAACTCCGAGGCCTGGTTCGTGAGCGAACCGAGCTCGACGAGCCGGCCGAGCGTCCGGATGCGCTGCTGGAACTTGCGGATGTTGACGGCCCAGTGCGACCGCGTGACATCCGGGATCGCGACGTGGAGCCGCGAGCCGTCGGGAAGCGACGCGTCGACGAACGGCGAGGACAGGTCGACGCGGCGACCCGAGTGCTGCAGCATCCGTTCGACGAGGTCGCGCACCTCGCGGTCGGAGAGCACGAGCGTGGTCAGCTCGGGCACGCCGGCACGGGCGATGAACACGCGCGTGGGCGAGTTGATCCAGATCTCCTCGATCGAGGGG from Agromyces aurantiacus includes these protein-coding regions:
- a CDS encoding type II secretion system F family protein, which encodes MSLLLGAMLGVGLLLVASTWMWPKRHDAPAQSRRSSTIADELALAGLPGAPVAAVVVVGLVLGVVAAALAQAVFGVPVLTAVAGVLGALLLVVVIRSRANRRRAANRAIWPDVVDHLVASVRAGMSLPDSIGALAELGPAATRPAFAGFDGEFRRTGDFGSAIDSLKSRLADPVADRILETLRMAREVGGTDVTAVLRGLAAYLREDATLRAEVVARQSWIRNAARLGVAAPWLLLLVLASRPETLEAYDSAAGTALILVGVAVTIVAYRLMLGLGRLPEERRWFT
- a CDS encoding CpaF family protein, with amino-acid sequence MSDPVRTIAERVRGRVLREGADLARDEALAARYAAEEVRRYSERALAGAHAPLGDEPGTAREVVASITGYGPLQPFFDDPSIEEIWINSPTRVFIARAGVPELTTLVLSDREVRDLVERMLQHSGRRVDLSSPFVDASLPDGSRLHVAIPDVTRSHWAVNIRKFQQRIRTLGRLVELGSLTNQASEFLRMSVLAGANILVSGATHTGKTTMLNALMSTARASERVVTVEETFELDLDVRDLVSMQCRQPNLEGTGEITLRRLIKEALRMRPDRLVVGEVREAESLDLLIALNSGLPGMCTIHANSARDALTKLCTLPLLAGRNIDSAFVVPTVASCVDVVVHLAIDRHGRRRVAEIIAPTGEASGAAVLSDPIFHLDGGDLVPTGALPARPEKFAAVGLDPMIVLGAAA